The Chelonoidis abingdonii isolate Lonesome George chromosome 23, CheloAbing_2.0, whole genome shotgun sequence genomic sequence TTATGGGTTGAATTGTGATTCATATCCAGGTCACCGATTTATCCAAACATTTGGAGTGTAGAGGGAAGGAGGGTGTTTGGGATGAATTGTTCTGGGGTTTGACCCATATCTGCTGCAGCAGAATGGAATTTCTATTCAGATGGGCTACACTGCAGAGTGGTTCGAATGTTTTTCAAACCTCATCAACTAGGGGTTCAACTTCATCAGCTGGGTGTCTGTTTTGCAAAACCCAAACCCAAGGCACTTTTGGATCAGGATCTCATTTTAAGGAAATGCCCAAATTTTAGGAGTGGGGTAGTTGGTGGACTCGATACACAGTTCCAGTTTGTGTTATTCTTTGCTATCCTGGAGAGGCAGGgcacattaaactgcattttcaaCAGTCTCATTTTAAGCTCACAATCAAGAGTAATTTTACAGCATCTGACTATCTTGAagttcctccccacctcccccccccccaggcactTAGTTTCTGTTACTTTCTACCTGTCTCTGATCCTTACAGGGGCCATATTTCACGGTAGTATCTGAAAGCTGCAGTCCTGGCCCCAGTTCAGTCCCTAGTGCAGGTTGGGGACACCCCTATGGTTGTTTTAGCAGCCACAGAATAGCAGATGTGTACCTCCTGCCTCTTCTGGCCCACTTTGTCCTCCTCCAATCCACCCTGATGCCCTGAACCAGCTTTGAGCCTGCCAACGATGTCCACTGAAATTGATGGGGCATTATAGCTGGTGCAAAGAACCATAGGGCATTGATGAATCAGTCCCTTACCCCCTTAAATTTCCACCTGTATTTCAGGAAGGGgtatctctttccttttcttttcaaacaGGAACTCAGTATTGTTGAATGAAAGGCATATGAGATTCCCAGGCTCAATAACTTTACAGCTCTGTCCCTTGACAATCTGTGTTGTTAATCCTGACATATACCTAAACAATCTCAAGTGAAGATATTCACCAGTCAGTTCGCCACATCTCAGCTTTCCCCATTAGCATGTACTGTGATATTCCAGCACTGGGATTGCTCTAGACGTGAAAAGGAAAAGTGTGGTGCTGAATTCAGACCTTTATCTTGAAACCTGCACAATTTgtccctgtctttcctttccaaACTGTTTCCAGGCATAATGCTGGCTGCCCTACTTATCTTGATGTGCTGTCAGCAAGAACAAGCCTCTGTGACTCCAAACTTGCAGCAGCACATCAGGGAATTCAGTTAGTCTGATCACCAAACGTCCACGTGGACTGCTGTTCGCacaggcgccgactccgtgggtgccccagggctggagcacccacggaaaaaaatcagtgagagCTTATGCCACAGGCAGCCAGCTCCTCCCCTTCCACTCCAGCACCTCCCTTCCACCCGATCAACTTGAGAgaggcagaactgggcaggaagaggttgggcaggggcagagcgggtctgggaagaggtggggcggggatggggtcttgggggaagaagtggggtaaggagacaattacctcccagatcttacatacaacactcacgttaatacaccccagaatggtgTTAGCCTTTTTTGCATTTGCATaacattgttgactcgtattctATTTGGGGTCCAAAACCTTatcaaaatcaagatatatcacacctgctgcttctcccttatccactaggtcagtaaccctatcaagaaggaaattaggttgatttggcatgatttgttcttaacaaatccatgctggctattccttacaaccctattattctctaggagcttacaaattgattgtttaatcatttgaTACTGTATCTTTCCACATATTGACATTAAACTGGTTGGTCTATAATGCCCCTGGTCCTCCTTGTTCTCCTTTTTTAAGATAGATACTATGTTTGCtcctttccagtcctctgggacctcacccatagTCCCTGAGTTCTCAGTGACAATTGCTAATGGTTTCAAgcttgcttcagctagttccttaagtaccctacgATGAATTTCATCAGTCCCTGTTGACGTGAGTACATCTAacatattctttaacctgttgttttcctattttggctctgttccttcccccttgttgttaatattaattatgttaagTATCCAGTCACAATTTACCATTTTAGTGAAAACTGGAGTAAAATAGGCATTAAAATACCTCAGCCCttttgatgtcatcagttattagctttTCTTCCCTGTTAAGTAGAGGAACtatactttcctttgtctttctcttgctcctaatgtattcacagaacctcttcttattgtcttttatgtcccttgctagctgtaactcactttgtgccttagcctttctaattttgtccctacatgcgtgtgctgttcttttgtactcctccctagCAATTTgcccatgtttccactttttgtagaattCCTTCTTGATTTACAGGCCATTAAAGAGGGATCCTTATTCTTTtatattcttcctatctttccttcacactGGAATAGTTGGCAGTTTTGTCTTTAATATCAACTCCTTGAGAAACTGTCAGGTCTCCTGAACTCcattttcccttagatttttttcccatgggatcttacttCCCAGTTCTCttagtttgttaaagtctgcttttccgaagtccattatccttattctgatgatctcactccttcctttccttagaatgaTGAAATcgatcatttcatgatcactttcacccaaaatTCCTTCTACCTTCAGATTtgctaccaattcctccctgttggtgaaaatcaagtctaaaatggctgcctcTTGGTTATTTCcaccactttctgaaacaaaaaaattgtccCCAACACATTTCAACAACttactggaaattttgtgttttactgtattacttttccaacagatgtctggatagCTAAAGTCCCTCATTACCTCCAGGTCTCGTGTTTTGGATATCTctattatttgttctagaaatgcttcATCCACAGCTcatcctgatttggtggtctatcgtagacccctaccatgatgtTACccctgttatttacctcttctatctttacccagagacttccAAGTGGTCTtcctctcatagaatcatagaagattagggttagaagagacctcaggaggtcatctagtccaatcccctgctcaaagcaggaccaacaccaactaagtcatcccagccagggctttgtcaagctggtccttaaaaacctctaaggatagagattccatctctcacctccttctggagcTCAGAATAAATATATAGATATTCTTGGGTTCATCTGGGGTTGGAAATGACTTAAACAAAACattgtgaaaagtgtttttaGCTTTGCTGACCCCAGGAAGCATGGGAAATCCTGTAAGAAAACTTGATCTCCAGGGATTTCCAGGCAAAAGAAAGACAGGTGAACTTAGAAACAGGCATAAGACCAATGGGAGGGTGAaagtggagtgggaggaggaaggtatgctgggaagggaggcagattggggagggagggtctagttatttgaatatttttgaaggtggaacagattgggTTGGTTTGGGGGCATGGGAGAAAGATTGGCTAAGAAAAAGGGGTGGAATGAGGGATAATGCTGACTCAGGtaaggaggtggaggggaaatgatcATAGCTTTTGCTCAGTTAAAGgtttggggagaaaaattaaaatgccgTTGAGACAAGGAGTTGGGGGAAATAGGTGACAGTTCCGTTAGGACACAGAGGGGCAGATGGATGAAGGTTTGGCTTGGATACAGGGAAGAGATGGGCCAGGCTTTGGCTCAGATCCTGCCAACACTCAGCTCAGAGACAGACTAAAGCTGGCCCCAGGCATCGTAGGGGAAGTAGGTCAAGATTCGGCTCACgcctggtgggggtgggaagatcAACCCTTTTTCTCCCCAAATCACTTCATTCATCTCTAATAGGAGCTGGTTCCATTACATCCTTGAGCACCTAGGGCAAACAAGATTAATGTATCAAAAATGCCACCCAAGGTCACAAGCACAGGGAGAGCTCATATAAGTGATTACAGCCTCTCTGGTAATGAAGAGGAGGGAAAAAGCTATTGAAATCATTTTCTTGGCTCATTCtgtgtttttccccctctgcctctGACACTCCTTGAAATACACAGAGATGCTCTTTAGAGTATGAATTCTCCttttttctccatctcctcccattCTCCCTGGCTCTCAAGTCTCAGCCTTTTATCACCCCACCCCCTAATCCTCCCAAGTCAAACATAGTTCTACTCAGAAGCAGACTGGGCAGCAGTGATCTCACTGGGGTGTTACTTTGTGGACCCTCAGTAACACTGTTAGCACCTACGCTCCTAGCTGTTTGTCTTTCACCTGCATCTTGGGGGCTGAGTGGCATGAGTTTATGACCTGATGCTTGTTGGGAACCATGAACTGTGGTTGATATCAAGATAAGGCTTGTAAGATTAAGAGGAGCTTTGGGCAGGGAGAGTCTGGATTCCTGCACATGGCTGCTTTAATATTATTTCGATACACATCTGAAAAATAACCAGCCAAAACCCCAGAACCAAGTGCTCTGCCATTTCAGGTGTTCCAGATCCAAACCTGGATGCCGTTTCAAATTTTGCAGCTTGAGCTCTCATGTAAATTGGCTTCCAAAACTAAAAGCTAAGTTATTTGTCTGAAAACCAGCAACAACCAAGCTGGAATTTGAGATGCTAATGCAGGCAATCAAAAGGAACTGATTCCAGGAAAGGGTCAACAACCACAGTGGTATAAATTGGGATGCGTGGACTGAACTATCCTGTGCTGCTTCACAGAAAATCAAGGCAGGGTAAAATCAGGTTCCCCCATGTGCTGGCACAAATATTCAGCCATTCAAAGGGCTTATTAAGGGAAAGCTATTTATTTACTTAATAGAAACCAAAGCCTGGAAGAGAATTAGTGCTGGGTTACCCTAACTGAAAAGGCTCCTTCTCAACCTGGATAGGTTTTAGTCTCAGGACAAAAATATCACATTTACTGGGAGGGGATGTTGTTACTAAAGGAAACCGGCTTCATTTTAAGGGACTCACTGGTTCAAATGTGTAATTGTGGTAGGACCAGAATTCACAGGTTGGATCACTGCCGGCAATACACCCAGACAGACAAGCTGACCAACAGGAACAGCGTGAGagaacgcacacacacacacacacagccttcttGCAAGTCATTTAGCTTTACCTTTCTGAAGCTTAGATGCATTCTCTTGTATCCAGCTGAAGAGGTTGGCAAAGTCACAGTCACAGACCCACGGGTTGCCCTCTAGACGTATAGTCCGAAGGGACGGAAGTGCATCCAGGGCAGCCACGTTGAGGCTCTGCAAGTTATTGTCATTCAGTTCTAACACTTGGAGCTGTTCCAGGTTCTCAAAAGCAGCCTCATCCACATCCACTAGGTTATTGTTCCCAAGGCTTAATTTTATCAGCTTCTCTGCCGACTTGAATATCCCAGCATCGAGCTGCGTTAAATTATTGTAGCTTAGGTCTAAAAACACCAGCTTGGTGGAACTGCTGAAAGTGCCCTCTGCTAAGGAGGTGATTGAGTTATTCCTGAAGTCCAAGTAGACTAGGTCCCCATAAAAGATAAAGAAATCAGCCGGTATAGCCTGAATGTTGTTGTCAGCTATGAGAAGTTTCCGTACGTCCAGTGGAAAAAGATTAGGAACACTGGGAAGTCCTTGATCCCTGCAGTCTATGGTGTGGGAGTCCATACAGCTACAGAGAGGAGGGCAAAGATGCCCAACGGGCAGGAAGAGCAGGCAGAAACCGAGAGAAAGTAGAAGGCAGAGGGGAAAGCATGGCCACATCATCAAGGATTTGAAAGCTGTGATGAGCACCGCTGCTAGGAGAAAGACATTTTGCTCAGCTGGGTAGCAATGCCtggtagtttgtgtgtgtgcgtgtgtgtgtggttgtaTCCAAGAGATCACATATCATCATAGATCAGATAGCAGCCGActagggaggagggggagagagtgtgtgtgtgactgagggagagagggagggaagcaaatGTGAGGATTTACACTATCAGGGATTTAGAAtgtagggaagagagagaggactgAGCGGATGGATGAGCTTTGAAGGACTCCCTTGTTTTTGCAGGTTAAAGGAAGCAGAGAGCCTGTCTGTGTGTTTGCTGCTTATTCCAGCAATAGGGAAATCAGAGCTTCTCCTGTGGCTCTGTGAGCAGCAGTTAACTGTCACCAGTTCATAGTTAACTAGCCGTGAATATGATGAAACCTGATGAAAtcagttattttatttcttcCCTCACCAAGCTGTGCTCCTAGTTCTAAGTGCCCCGTGCCCAAAAGACagccaggcagggggaggggagggaaccaGCCCGGACTGCTGCTAAggtctctttttttccatttgcaaagCAGGGGGGCAAAgaccagctggggcagggaacacTGACTTATGTTTTATCTGATTGCTCTTCCTGAAAGTACTGGCTTCTTTTGGTTCAGATCAAGTGTAACCTCAGTTAAATAGGAGTCGACCTACCTTCCACGAGGGGATAGAACCCATAATAGCAAGAAGGGGCACTCAATCTATTAGGCATTTATATGGCTCCTTTTTTATGATCCACAGCTGCTACTTTTTAATGTTGCCCTGGCCACGTCACCAGGAGGCCAGGTACAAACATGtcttatgggccagatcctttggCGGAGTAAACTGAAGGCAGTGGAGTGACATAGATTTACATCTGCTGAAAATTTGGCCTCAGGGGTTTTGGAATATCTGACattcttcccatccccacccccagcagacaTGCCTTTGTACAGAAGCATGTGTGTCTTCGGGACACTCTCCCCAGTATCAGTGCCCCAAGGATTTATCCTCCCCTTTGGCTACAGGGAGCTGAGCATGttctacagacagacagactcgtGGCCCAGATGCCAGATCAGCAGTTTAAGGGCTATGGGGGAGATATTCCAGAAGCATAATtgatctttaggtgcctaactcctgtgGCCTAACTCCCATGGCAGAGCGATGGGCACTGGGCACCTACATGCCAATTTTGCCTTTCCCTAACCCACCAGGGGAGCTTGTCATGTTGGTTTATTATCACATGAGAGAAACGTGTGTAGAGTCACTGTTACCCAACACAGGCTGCCCAAGTGCCTTTCCCTctaagcagggctgcccagaggattctgggggcctcgggcaaagcaattttgggggtcccttccataaaaaaagctgcaatactatattcttgtggggaccGCTGTGGGAC encodes the following:
- the LRRC38 gene encoding leucine-rich repeat-containing protein 38, giving the protein MMWPCFPLCLLLSLGFCLLFLPVGHLCPPLCSCMDSHTIDCRDQGLPSVPNLFPLDVRKLLIADNNIQAIPADFFIFYGDLVYLDFRNNSITSLAEGTFSSSTKLVFLDLSYNNLTQLDAGIFKSAEKLIKLSLGNNNLVDVDEAAFENLEQLQVLELNDNNLQSLNVAALDALPSLRTIRLEGNPWVCDCDFANLFSWIQENASKLQKGLHELQCSLPVENRRISLDELSEVSFSECKFSLSLTDLLIIIFSGVAVSIAAILSSFLLAALVHCFQRCAPSKDDDDEEDSED